The region TTTCTGGTCCGGATACGCGCTCGGAATGCTCTCAGGCTCCGTTCTCATGTACGCTTTCGGTACGAAGAGCGGACGGGACACGGTAAAAAAAGTTTTGGAACACACGGATACACTTGAACACAGTATCGAAGATATTCTCCACCTCATCCAATCCAACATGCTCTCCGCATCAGAGGAAGAAAAGAAAACTGAAAAATAAGTATGAAATGTGTGAATAAGTTACGAAAGATATGGCACTCATAGGGAACTAACATCTATGAGTAAATGGGGAGGAGATCAGCTTCGAGTAATTAGGAGTTATGACTGGCAGTACAATAGAGATCTTATGAAAAAGATACGATCTCTATCAGACTACAATCAGTCAGATGTAGCACAAATCAGAAACGATGTTCTGACATTTGCAGAGAAGTACGGGATACAAGCTGCAGTTGATGCATATGGGATATCACGAAGGACATTGTTTCGATGGAGGAAGAGACGGCGAGATTCAGAAGGGCAGTTGGATAGCCTGATACCAGAGACAACCAAGCCAAAGACACCCCGACGTATGGAGACTCACCCGAAGGTCATATCCTTTATCAAAGAGATTCGAGAACAATACTTTTGTTTGGGAAAGGAGAAGATCAAGCCCTTACTTGATGAGTATTGCCTACAGGAAGGAATTTCAACTATATCTGAGTCAACCATTGGAAAAGTGATCAAAAGACACAACCTGCAGCGCAAGACCTACCGGATCTATCACAATCCAGCAAGTGGCTTTGCAAAACGGAAAGTAAAGTACCGACAGAAGGTCAAGCGGTCTCCCAAGGTGGAAGATACCGGATACATTGAGATTGATACCATCACGAAGTTTGTACACGGAATCAAGCTGTATGTCTTCAATGCAGTGGACATCAAACTCAAATTCCAGTTCTCCTACGGATACTCAAAACTCAACAGCCGAAACGGTGCTGATTTTATGAGAAGACTGGAACTAGTATACCCAATACAAGATGGTATAAAAACCATACAAACAGATAACGGCCTCGAGTATCTGGGAAACTTCCATGACTATCTGGAAGAAAACAATATCCCACACCTCTTTATCTACCCCAGATGTCCCAAGATCAATGCCTTTATTGAGCGAGCAAACAGAACACTCCAGGAAGAATTTATGAACCCCTACATCTATACCAAGTGGACCGGTATCGGATCATTCAATCGTCACCTTATTGAATACCTCGTCTGGTACAATACAAAGCGAGTTCACAAAAGCCTGAACAATATTTCACCTATGGATTACCTATTATCTATTTTACCTAAAGAGTGCCATATGTATGGAACTCATACAATGTGTTGACTTTTAAGTGAGTGTATAGTATATTTATGCAATTCGCCCTATTTATGTTAGGGATTTTTTTATTTGTTTAAACTTCTTACCACAGTACCAATGGCAACCAAATCAAACCCTCAAAACGCCTCAAGTCACATTCTGTTAGGCACAGAAGAAAATTTCATGAAAGATTTCGATCTTATCGCGGTCCAGAAAGACTCGTGGAGAAGATTTCTCGATATTGAACTTAAAGAAATCATTCAGGAATTTTTCCCGATAGATGACTACACCGGCAAGAAGCTCACTCTTCACTTTGAAGATCTTCTTTTCGGAGAACCCCGTTACGATCTTGAAACCTGCATAAAGAAAAAACTTACATATGATCAGCCGATATATCTACGCTTAAGTATCGAAAATAAAAAAACGGGACAAACTAAATCACAGGATGTTTACTTTTTCAATCTGCCTATCATGACCGAAAAAGGGACATTCATCATAAACGGTATTGAACGTGCAATCATCAGCCAGATCACACGATCCCCGGGAATGTATTTCACTGCCGAAATTGACAAAACAAGCGGTCTTACCCTTTACAATGCGGAAGTCCGACCGTATATCGGTTCATGGATTGATGTAAGTATCAATAAGTACGGTATCATCGAGATCAAAATCAATAAGCGAAGAAAGATGATCGCATCAGTCTTTTTGAAACTCTTTGACGGAGAAAGCAATAATGAACTGATGAATCACTTCCGTGATCTTGATCCGGATTTGGTAGAAAAATATATTACTCCTACACTGAAGAAAGATAAAACATCCAACAAAGACGAAGCCGTTCTGGAGTTTTACCGGAAAGTAAAACCGGGAGAGCCTCTCATTCTTGAAAATGCATACAAAACACTGAACACTCTGTTCTTTGATCCGAAACGATACTCTATGGGTCGTGTCGGAAGATATAAAATGAACAAGAAACTGAATCTTGATATTGAAAATGTTCCTGATAATTATCTTCTCCAGAAAGAAGATATGATTGAAGGTTTGAAATACCTTGTCCAACTGACCAAAAATCAGGGAGAATTCGATGATATTGATCATTTGGGAAACCGCAGACTCCGAACGGTCGGTGAACTCATCGGCATGTACGGAATCCGCGCCGGAATGATCCGTGTCGAAAAAGAGGTCAAAGAGCGAATGAGTCTGATCACCAGTGACGTCAATCCTACCCCGTCACAGGTTTTGAACAACAAACCGCTTATTGCAACCATAAATATCTTTTACAAAACCAATCAGCTGTCAACAATCGTCGATCAGACAAATCCGCTTTCAGAGCTTGATAATCTTCGACGTGTGACGGTAGGCGGACCGGGAGGTATCGAAAAACAGCGTGCTTCCTTCTCAATCCGAGATATTTCTTCTTCCCAGTACGGAAGAATTGATCCAATCAGATCTCCTGAAGGACCGAACATCGGTGTCGTGACTTACATGGCTATGTATGCACGCGTCAATGAATTCGGTTTCCTTGAGGCCCCGTACAAGAAAATAGTGAAAGAAAAGAAAGGAAGTAAAATCAAAGCCCGCATTTCAGATGAAGTCGATTATCTGCAGGCAGATGACGAAGAAAAATATTATGTTACAGCCTCCAACATCAACGTTGACGAAAAAGGATATATAACTGATGAACTCGTTGTTGCACGACACAAAGGAGAAATCGCTGAAGTAACACCTGACAAGGTTGATTACATTGACGTATCGCCGCGTGCTGCAATCGGACTTTCAGCAGCCATGATTCCTTTCTTGCAGAATGATGATGCTTCACGAGCCCTCATGGGAAGTCACATGCAATGTCAGGCTGTACCTTTGGTTAAGCCGCAGGCACCGCGTGTCGGAACCGGTATGGAACAGATCGTTTCAGCCGAACTCGGACGCACCATTCTTGCTCCTGAAGACGGAACCATTGAGTATGTCGACGGAAACAAAGTCGTTTTCAAAGGCTCATCCGGTAAAAAATACAATTATGAACTTGAAAGATATGTACGGACAAATAAAGACGTCGCTTTCGATCAGAAGCCGCGTGTAGAACCGAATCAGAAAATGAAAAAAGGCGAACTGATCGTAGACGGACCTGCCAGTGAAAACGGACAGCTTGCTCTCGGTCAAAACCTTGTAATCGCATATACATCACTACACGGTTTGGGTTACGAAGACGGTTTCGTCATCTCAGAAAGACTTTTGAAAGAAGACATGTTTACATCCATAACCAGTGAGGAATATGTCGCTGATGTTGTTGATACCAAACTCGGACCTGAAGAACTCACACGGGATCTTCCCAATGTCCGTGAAGAAATTCTCCAGAATCTTGATAAAGACGGATTTGTCTTGCCCGGAACTGATGTAAAGGGAGGAGATATTCTTGTCGGAAAAGTTGCTCCAAAAGGTGAGCGCGAACTGACTGCTGAAGAACGTCTTCTTCGTGCAATCTTCGGAGAAAAAGCAAAAGATGTCAAAGATACCTCACTCCGCATGCCGTACGGCGATCGCGGAACCGTGATTGACATTGATGTCATCGATGCCAAAAAAGATCCGAATGAACTTGAACCGAGTATTTTGAAGAGAATTCTTGTCCACACCGCACAGCTTAGAAAAGTAACTGTCGGAGACAAACTTGCGGGAAGACACGGAAACAAGGGTGTTATCGCAAAAATCCTTCCTGAGTACGACATGCCGTATCTTGAAGACGGAACACCGGTGGATGTCATCATCTCACCGCTTTCCATTCTTGCCCGTATGAATCTGGGACAGCTTTTTGAGACTATTCTCGGATGGATCGCTTTGAAAAACAATAACTATATTTCAGTACCCGTTTTCGAACAGATCAAAGAAGACTTTATCTTCGGAGAACTGGAAAAACTCGGTCTTCCGGCAGATGCCAAGATGACACTCTATGACGGAGCAACCGGAAAACCGTTTGAGCGACCGGTACTTGTCGGAATCGGATATATTATGAAACTCATTCACATGGTCGAGGATAAATTCCATGCTCGATCTGTCGGACCGTACTCACTCGTGACTCAACAGCCTCTGGGAGGTAAATCCCAGATGGGAGGTCAGCGATTCGGAGAGATGGAGGTCTGGGCACTTGAGGCACATCGTGTACCTCATACACTCCAGGAAATGCTTACCATCAAATCTGATGATGTACGGGGAAGACAGAAATCATTTGAGGCTATCATCAAGGGTCTCAATATTCCTCAATCCAATGTACCGGAGTCCTTCAACGTTCTTGTGAAAGAACTGAATGCTCTCGGATTATCAATTGACTATATTTCCTAAACGATTATGGATGACATGCAAATGCTGGATTTTTCCGGTTTGAAAATCAGACTCGCCTCACCTGAGGATATCTTGGGCTGGTCACACGGTGAAGTCACCAAACCTGAAACAATCAACTACCGAACATTCCGACCCGAAAAAGACGGTCTTTTTGATGAACGAATCTTTGGACCGACAAAAGATTACGAATGTTACTGCGGAAAATACAAAAGAATAAGATATAAAGGAATCGTCTGTGATCGTTGCGGAGTTGAAGTCACCTCCTCTGTCGTTCGACGTGAACGCATGGGACATCTCAAACTTGCAACACCTGTCGCACATATCTGGTACTTCAAAGGTGCTTCAAATCCTTTGAGTGTCATTCTCGACATCCCGACTCAGACCATGGAGAGAATTGTCTATTATGCTCTGTTCCTCGTCACCGGTGTCAACAAAGAACGACAGGAAGAAGTCGCACAGGCACTTGAAAAACTGAAGGATGAAGAAGTCAAAAAACAGGAAGAATGGTACGAAGGAGAAAAGAAAAAACTGAAAGAAACCTACGATAAAGAAAAGAAAAGTGTTGAAAAGAAAATCTCAAATCCTGAACAGCGAGATCTTGCTATGCAGGAAGTTGATATCAAAGAACGGGATGCATTCCGACGTCTTTCTGATCGTTTTATCGACCGGAAATCAAAATATGTCGCAATGTATGATCGTCTGACCAAAGTTGTCAAAACCCTGAGACCGCTTGATACTCTTGAAGAAGAAGATTATCTTTTCCTTAAGGATTATGATCTTGCTGACTTTGTAGAAGTCGGCATGGGTGCGGAAGTCATCCAGGATCTCCTCAAAAAACAGGATCTTAAAGAACTCATTTCAGAAACAATGAGTAAAATTTCAAAGACACGCGGTGAAAAAAGAAGCAAACTTCTGAAGAAGGTCAGAATACTTGAATCATTCATCAAAAGCGGGACATCACCTGAATGGATGATGATCTCTGTTCTGCCCGTCATTCCGCCGGATTTGCGACCTGTGGTCCAGCTTCCGGGAGGAAAATTTGCGACATCTGATTTGAATGATCTTTACAGACGCGTCATCAACAGAAATATAAGATTAAAACAACTTATTGAGCTTGGAGCACCGGAAATCATTTTGAGAAATGAAAAACGAATGCTTCAGGAATCCGTTGACTCACTTCTCGACCTTCAGAAATCACGGGGACGTGCTCAAACAAGAAGATCAGCAAAGAAACTGAAATCTCTTTCTGATGTCTTGCGGGGAAAACAGGGACGTTTCCGACAGAACCTTCTCGGAAAACGTGTTGATTACTCAGGCCGTTCCACCATTATCGTCGGTCCGGAACTTCGTATCGATCAATGCGGTATTCCGAAGGAAATGGCTCTTGAACTTTTTAAGCCGTATCTTTTACACGAAATCATCATCCGAGGACTGGCACCGAATATCAAAAGTGCTAAGAACTTCCTCGAAGAAAGACCGCCGGAGATTTATGATATTTTGGAAGAAATTACCAAAAATCATCCTGTTCTTCTGAACCGTGCTCCGACACTCCACAAACTGTCAATTTTGGGATTCTTCCCGGTTTTGACTGATGACAATGCTATCAAGCTTCATCCGACAGTCTGTTCAGGATACAATGCAGACTTCGACGGAGACGCAATGGGAGTTTTTGTGCCTCTTTCACAACAGGCAATTGATGAAGTAAAAGCCCGCATGTTGCCTTACCGCAACCTTTTGAAGCCGGCAGACGGATCACCGATCGTCATCCCGAACAAGGAAATGGCTCTCGGTGTGTATTATCTGACAACGCTTGATAAACATGCTGAGTCTTCTGAAGAAAAAATGAGAATCTTTGCAACTTCTGAAGAAGCATTGAGCAATTATCACCTTGACAGAATCACTCTTCGCCAGCCGATTCGAGTAAGAATCAACGGTGAAACTATGGTAACTTCAATCGGAAGAATCTTATTCAACGAGACACTTCCGCAGGAACTTCAATATGTAAATGAAGATGTCACAGCCGGCGATATTAAAGCTATCGTCGTGAAAGCGATGAAATTCCTATCACAGGAAGAAGTCGGTGCTATCATCGATCGCATCAAAGATCTCGGATTCTGGGGTGCAACCGTTTCATGCGGTCTCTCAGTTTCAATCTTTGATTGCAAGATCATCGAAGACAAAGACAAAATCATTGCAGAAGCTGAAAAAGAAGTTACGAATATCCAGGACAACTTCAATCAGGGACTGTTGACACTTGATGAAAAGAAACGCATCAGCAACAAACTGTGGATTGATATCACGGAAAAGCTTGCCGACAAAACCTGGGATGCTATTGATGAGGAAAATCCCGTCAAGATTATCATCCGTTCAGGAGGAGCCCGTGCTTCCCGTGAACAGCTGAAACAGCTTTCAGCTATGAAAGGACTTGTCGTCGACCCGATGGGAAAAATTATTGAGGTCCCGACAAAATCTAACTATCGTGAAGGGTTGAACGTATTTGAATACGTAGTTTCCGCACGAGGAGCCCGGAAAGGATTGACTGACTCAGCGTTGAAGACAGCCGACGCCGGTTATCTGACCCGAAGACTTCATGACGTCGCTCATGACATGATTATTCGCGAAGAAGACTGCGGCACTGCCACAGGCCTTCTGGTTGAATCAAAAGGAGAACGCGGTGACAAAATGATGCTCAGAATTGAAGGACGATATACGGCAGAGCCTGTAATGAAAGGGAAAAAGACACTAATCGAAACAGGAACTCTTATAGGTGAAGCAGAACTCAAACTAGTGAAAGATAATGAAATTGAACGTGTTACTGTCCGAACCCCTCTTTTCTGTAAATCAAAAACAGGGATTTGTCAGAAGTGTTACGGACTCGATCTTTCAACTCAGGATGTAGTAGAGATCGGAGTACCGGCAGGAGTACTTGCGGCACAGTCCATCGGGGAGCCTGGTACACAGCTTACGATGCGTGTCCGCCACTTCGGAGGTATCGTCATCTCAGACGTGACCCAGGGTTTACCGAGAGTTGAAGAACTCTTCGAAACAAGAAATCCGAAAGTCGTCTCACCTATCACAGAAATTGCCGGAAAAGTTTCCGTCACTGAAGATACAGACCGTGATATGTTTATCGTCAAAGTCACACCGACTAACGGTGAAGAAGACGAAGCTCAGGAATTCAGTATTCCGACAACTCAGAAACTGAAAGTTTCAGACGGCGATATGGTACCGGAAGGAACACAACTTTCTGAAGGGTACCTGAATATCAAGGATATTTTGAGTATCAAAGGTTTGCACTATGCTCAGCAATATCTTTTGAATGAAGTCCAGAAAGTATATGAATCACAGGGTATCGGGATCCATGATAAACATTTCGAAGTGATCATCCGCAAGATGAGTGACAAGGTCGTCATCGAAGACGAAGGAGATACTTCATTTACAAAAAATGAAGTGGTATCACGCGTCAAATTTGATGAAGAGAACAAGAAGACAATCGCTGTCGGAGGAAAACCGGCGGTCGGAAAAGTCACTATTTTCGGAATAACACGAGCTGCCATTTATACAGACTCCTGGTTGTCAGCCGCATCGTTTGAGCAGACAACTAATGTTCTTTCAAAAGCGGCCATCAGAGGTCAGGTAGACGGCTTGCTAGGACTGAAAGAGAATGTTATAATTGGACGTCTAATACCTGTCACACAAGACTTAATTACAAAATATTATTCACAAGCTAAAACACAATATGCCAACGATCAACCAACTGGTGAGGAAAAGCCGATTGAAGAAAATACGGAAATCGAGAGCAACGGCACTGAAGTCTAACTACAATGCAGTCAAACGACGATATGTAGATAACGACAGTCCGATGAAGCGCGGTGTGTGTACTATCGTACGTACCATGACACCAAAAAAGCCGAACTCCGCCCTTCGAAAAGTAGCAAGAGTCCGACTTTCCAACCGAATGGAGGTAACTGCCTACATTCCGGGTATCGGTCACAACCTTGCTGAGCACTCGATCGTACTCGTTCGAGGAGGCCGTGTGAAAGATCTTCCGGGTGTGAAATACCATGTTGTACGCAACAAATTCGACACAACCGGAGTTGATAAACGAACAACATCAAGATCAAAATACGGTACAAAAAAACCGAAACAGAAGTAAATGGCTTGTAGGTAGTAGGCTGTAGGCTGTAGAAAGCATATTGCATTTACAGATATACAAAATACCAACAAGCTACTACCTACCGCCTACGAACTAACAAGTTTATTAGTAACAACAATGCCCAGACATCAATACAAAAGACGACAACCGGATGCAGATCCAGTCTACAATAGTTATGAAGTTGCAAAACTCATCAACTATCTCATGCTTGATGGAAAGAAATCAGTCGCACAGAAAATTGTGTACAAGACACTCGAAAATCTTCAGAAAGAAGATAATGATGCACTGATTACCTTAAATAAAGCAATTGCTAACGTGACTCCGGATCGTGAAGTCCGACCGAGAAGATTGGGAGGAGCTTCATACCTTGTCCCGACCGAAGTCCGTTCAGAGCGGAAACTTCACCTTGCTCTGAACTGGATTTTAGAGGCAGCACGTTCAAGATCAAACAAAGAGTTTCACTCTTTTGAAGACAAACTGACATCCGAAATTGTCGAAGCCGCAAAAAATCAAGGACAGGCTGTTGCAAAAAAACAACAGACCGAGAAGCTTGCAGATCAGAATAAGGCATTCTCTCACTTAAAGTGGTAAGATAATATAATCCTGAATTTCGAAATTCTAAAATCCCATAATGAAACTGAATTGGGTATTTAGAATTTCGATTTTCCTATTTTAGAATTTAAAAAAACATATGGCCCAAAACGTCGTTACAACAAAAAACCGCAATGTCCCACAAGACAAAATCCGCAACGTCGGTGTTATTGCACATATCGATTCGGGAAAGACA is a window of Candidatus Roizmanbacteria bacterium DNA encoding:
- a CDS encoding transposase: MSKWGGDQLRVIRSYDWQYNRDLMKKIRSLSDYNQSDVAQIRNDVLTFAEKYGIQAAVDAYGISRRTLFRWRKRRRDSEGQLDSLIPETTKPKTPRRMETHPKVISFIKEIREQYFCLGKEKIKPLLDEYCLQEGISTISESTIGKVIKRHNLQRKTYRIYHNPASGFAKRKVKYRQKVKRSPKVEDTGYIEIDTITKFVHGIKLYVFNAVDIKLKFQFSYGYSKLNSRNGADFMRRLELVYPIQDGIKTIQTDNGLEYLGNFHDYLEENNIPHLFIYPRCPKINAFIERANRTLQEEFMNPYIYTKWTGIGSFNRHLIEYLVWYNTKRVHKSLNNISPMDYLLSILPKECHMYGTHTMC
- a CDS encoding DNA-directed RNA polymerase subunit beta, with product MATKSNPQNASSHILLGTEENFMKDFDLIAVQKDSWRRFLDIELKEIIQEFFPIDDYTGKKLTLHFEDLLFGEPRYDLETCIKKKLTYDQPIYLRLSIENKKTGQTKSQDVYFFNLPIMTEKGTFIINGIERAIISQITRSPGMYFTAEIDKTSGLTLYNAEVRPYIGSWIDVSINKYGIIEIKINKRRKMIASVFLKLFDGESNNELMNHFRDLDPDLVEKYITPTLKKDKTSNKDEAVLEFYRKVKPGEPLILENAYKTLNTLFFDPKRYSMGRVGRYKMNKKLNLDIENVPDNYLLQKEDMIEGLKYLVQLTKNQGEFDDIDHLGNRRLRTVGELIGMYGIRAGMIRVEKEVKERMSLITSDVNPTPSQVLNNKPLIATINIFYKTNQLSTIVDQTNPLSELDNLRRVTVGGPGGIEKQRASFSIRDISSSQYGRIDPIRSPEGPNIGVVTYMAMYARVNEFGFLEAPYKKIVKEKKGSKIKARISDEVDYLQADDEEKYYVTASNINVDEKGYITDELVVARHKGEIAEVTPDKVDYIDVSPRAAIGLSAAMIPFLQNDDASRALMGSHMQCQAVPLVKPQAPRVGTGMEQIVSAELGRTILAPEDGTIEYVDGNKVVFKGSSGKKYNYELERYVRTNKDVAFDQKPRVEPNQKMKKGELIVDGPASENGQLALGQNLVIAYTSLHGLGYEDGFVISERLLKEDMFTSITSEEYVADVVDTKLGPEELTRDLPNVREEILQNLDKDGFVLPGTDVKGGDILVGKVAPKGERELTAEERLLRAIFGEKAKDVKDTSLRMPYGDRGTVIDIDVIDAKKDPNELEPSILKRILVHTAQLRKVTVGDKLAGRHGNKGVIAKILPEYDMPYLEDGTPVDVIISPLSILARMNLGQLFETILGWIALKNNNYISVPVFEQIKEDFIFGELEKLGLPADAKMTLYDGATGKPFERPVLVGIGYIMKLIHMVEDKFHARSVGPYSLVTQQPLGGKSQMGGQRFGEMEVWALEAHRVPHTLQEMLTIKSDDVRGRQKSFEAIIKGLNIPQSNVPESFNVLVKELNALGLSIDYIS
- the rpoC gene encoding DNA-directed RNA polymerase subunit beta' translates to MDDMQMLDFSGLKIRLASPEDILGWSHGEVTKPETINYRTFRPEKDGLFDERIFGPTKDYECYCGKYKRIRYKGIVCDRCGVEVTSSVVRRERMGHLKLATPVAHIWYFKGASNPLSVILDIPTQTMERIVYYALFLVTGVNKERQEEVAQALEKLKDEEVKKQEEWYEGEKKKLKETYDKEKKSVEKKISNPEQRDLAMQEVDIKERDAFRRLSDRFIDRKSKYVAMYDRLTKVVKTLRPLDTLEEEDYLFLKDYDLADFVEVGMGAEVIQDLLKKQDLKELISETMSKISKTRGEKRSKLLKKVRILESFIKSGTSPEWMMISVLPVIPPDLRPVVQLPGGKFATSDLNDLYRRVINRNIRLKQLIELGAPEIILRNEKRMLQESVDSLLDLQKSRGRAQTRRSAKKLKSLSDVLRGKQGRFRQNLLGKRVDYSGRSTIIVGPELRIDQCGIPKEMALELFKPYLLHEIIIRGLAPNIKSAKNFLEERPPEIYDILEEITKNHPVLLNRAPTLHKLSILGFFPVLTDDNAIKLHPTVCSGYNADFDGDAMGVFVPLSQQAIDEVKARMLPYRNLLKPADGSPIVIPNKEMALGVYYLTTLDKHAESSEEKMRIFATSEEALSNYHLDRITLRQPIRVRINGETMVTSIGRILFNETLPQELQYVNEDVTAGDIKAIVVKAMKFLSQEEVGAIIDRIKDLGFWGATVSCGLSVSIFDCKIIEDKDKIIAEAEKEVTNIQDNFNQGLLTLDEKKRISNKLWIDITEKLADKTWDAIDEENPVKIIIRSGGARASREQLKQLSAMKGLVVDPMGKIIEVPTKSNYREGLNVFEYVVSARGARKGLTDSALKTADAGYLTRRLHDVAHDMIIREEDCGTATGLLVESKGERGDKMMLRIEGRYTAEPVMKGKKTLIETGTLIGEAELKLVKDNEIERVTVRTPLFCKSKTGICQKCYGLDLSTQDVVEIGVPAGVLAAQSIGEPGTQLTMRVRHFGGIVISDVTQGLPRVEELFETRNPKVVSPITEIAGKVSVTEDTDRDMFIVKVTPTNGEEDEAQEFSIPTTQKLKVSDGDMVPEGTQLSEGYLNIKDILSIKGLHYAQQYLLNEVQKVYESQGIGIHDKHFEVIIRKMSDKVVIEDEGDTSFTKNEVVSRVKFDEENKKTIAVGGKPAVGKVTIFGITRAAIYTDSWLSAASFEQTTNVLSKAAIRGQVDGLLGLKENVIIGRLIPVTQDLITKYYSQAKTQYANDQPTGEEKPIEENTEIESNGTEV
- the rpsL gene encoding 30S ribosomal protein S12, coding for MPTINQLVRKSRLKKIRKSRATALKSNYNAVKRRYVDNDSPMKRGVCTIVRTMTPKKPNSALRKVARVRLSNRMEVTAYIPGIGHNLAEHSIVLVRGGRVKDLPGVKYHVVRNKFDTTGVDKRTTSRSKYGTKKPKQK
- the rpsG gene encoding 30S ribosomal protein S7 is translated as MPRHQYKRRQPDADPVYNSYEVAKLINYLMLDGKKSVAQKIVYKTLENLQKEDNDALITLNKAIANVTPDREVRPRRLGGASYLVPTEVRSERKLHLALNWILEAARSRSNKEFHSFEDKLTSEIVEAAKNQGQAVAKKQQTEKLADQNKAFSHLKW